In the Clostridia bacterium genome, CCGGAGCGGTCGCCGATGAACGTCCACTTCAAAGATCCCGGAGGGATGACCTACAACGAAACGCTGAAAAAGATGCTCGAAGAAGGCACGGCATCCCGGCGCGGTCAGAAAGAAAACGCAAAGGTGTTTGACGAAATGGTAGTGGATATCAACACGCAGTATTTCGAAGAACACGGCGGCTACGATTACGCCGTCCGCTTCTATGAGGAGGCGTACCGCTTCGCCGTAAGCGAATACGGCGAAGCGAATATCATCTCCGCCGTTATGCACGCCGACGAGCTGAATAAGGCGATGACCGCAAAATACGGTTATCCGGTGTATCACTATCATATGCACATCGTGGCGATACCCGTCGTTGAGAAAAAGGTACTCTGGACGAAACGGTGCAAAGATCCGAAGCTCGTCGGAACGGTCAAAGAGACGATCCGGCAGATCAGCCATTCAAAGAAATGGAAATCCGCGCCGAAGCTCGACGAGCGCGGAGAACCCGTGAAGAATCCCGATGGCACTCCGGTGCTGGTCACGTCGTACAGTCTTTTGCAGGACAGATTCTTTGAGCACATGAGCGGAGCCGGATTTGAAGATTTTGTCAGAGGCGAGCGCGGCAGCACGACGGAGCATCTTTCCTCGCTCGACTATCAGATCAAAAAGGACACAGAACGACTGAATGAGATCAAAGCGAAGATCGAAAAAGAGCAGGTCGTATATGATACCATTCATCCGGAGAACAAGACCTTTATGGAGATCGACGATATGGGCAAGAAAGGCATCACCGGCAAGTACACCGTTGCGAAAGAGGATTACGACGCGCTGACGTCGCTTGCCAAAGAGGGCATTTCAAGCCGAGGCAGGATCCGCGATCTGAAGGAGGAAAACAATCGTCTTCGCAACCGCGTATGGAGTCTCGAAAGCCAAATAGAGCGTTTGCAGGACTATATTCAGCGCCTTGAAGACTTTTGCCGTCCGTATCTGGAAGCGATGAAACGATTCCCGGAGAAGGTCAAAGAATTCTTTACGAACCTGCTGAAGCCAAAGGAAAAGGCGAAGGAGCAGGAGCCCGAAATCCAAATCAAACCGAAAAGAAAGAAAAAGGAGGAAATCAGCCGATGAACGAAGAGAGATTCATCGTAGGGATCGGACAGGGGGATCACGAATACACCGTCAACGGGGTGAAATATATCGTGAATCCGGTATTCAGACCGTTCGATTTCAAAAACTTCAAGGACACCCTTGCAGACGCTGTTGAAAGGTACTTGAAAAACGATCTCGCAGAGTGGACAAATGACGAAAAAGGTGGTATAATGAGCACGGAATGTGTATCGACTGCCGGAAAGGAGGACTAATGCAGTCGAACAAGAAAAAACAAAACGCGGGGGTCACCGCTCTGTACTGCCGTCTGTCCCGTGACGACGGCACCGAATGCGAAAGCAATTCCATCGCCAATCAGAAGAAGTATCTCGCTCAGAAGGCAAAAGAGTACGGCTTTACCAACACGAAGTATTACCTTGACGACGGATACACGGGTACGAACACCAACCGCCCCGGATTCCAGTCGATGCTCGATGATATCGATATGGGCTTCGTCAGCGTGGTAATGGTCAAGGACCTGTCCCGTCTCGGTCGTGACTACGTGGCGGTCGGCTCGTTTCTCGACAGCTATTTTCCCGAACACGGCGTCCGCTTTATCGCCGTAAACGATATGGTGGACAGCGCCGAGGGAGAAAACGAGATCGCACCGTTCAAGAACGTCATGAACGAGATGTACGCGAGGGATATTTCGCAGAAGATCAAAACGTCTCACAGACTTCGAGGCAATATGGGAGAACCGCTGTCACCGCCGCCTTACGGGTATATGAAGGACCCGCTGAATAAGAAAAAGTGGGTGATCGATCCGGAAGCGGCAGGCATTGTGCGGGATATCTTCCGTATGTGCATCGAAGGCAAGGGAAACGAGACCATCGCCCGTCTTTTGCAGGAGCGGCAGGTGC is a window encoding:
- a CDS encoding plasmid recombination protein: MNYRKKNYSVARVKAYTTDGVGKIERHNERKNKNYGNLNVVPERSPMNVHFKDPGGMTYNETLKKMLEEGTASRRGQKENAKVFDEMVVDINTQYFEEHGGYDYAVRFYEEAYRFAVSEYGEANIISAVMHADELNKAMTAKYGYPVYHYHMHIVAIPVVEKKVLWTKRCKDPKLVGTVKETIRQISHSKKWKSAPKLDERGEPVKNPDGTPVLVTSYSLLQDRFFEHMSGAGFEDFVRGERGSTTEHLSSLDYQIKKDTERLNEIKAKIEKEQVVYDTIHPENKTFMEIDDMGKKGITGKYTVAKEDYDALTSLAKEGISSRGRIRDLKEENNRLRNRVWSLESQIERLQDYIQRLEDFCRPYLEAMKRFPEKVKEFFTNLLKPKEKAKEQEPEIQIKPKRKKKEEISR
- a CDS encoding recombinase family protein, which gives rise to MQSNKKKQNAGVTALYCRLSRDDGTECESNSIANQKKYLAQKAKEYGFTNTKYYLDDGYTGTNTNRPGFQSMLDDIDMGFVSVVMVKDLSRLGRDYVAVGSFLDSYFPEHGVRFIAVNDMVDSAEGENEIAPFKNVMNEMYARDISQKIKTSHRLRGNMGEPLSPPPYGYMKDPLNKKKWVIDPEAAGIVRDIFRMCIEGKGNETIARLLQERQVLVPMAYWQSKGLPRGGKKTQENPYKWCKTTVAKILSQQEYCGDVINFKSYSKSFKNKTRIPNDPSKWKIFKDVHEPIISRDVFEQVQAHIAKTKRRAPNKKLAEKNMFCD